The Pyxidicoccus sp. MSG2 DNA segment GGGCGTTGTGGAAGAAGAAGAGGGCGAAGTCGAAGAGCGAGCCGGAGATGGGCTTGCCGTCGATTTCCACGTGGCGCTCGGGCAGATGCCAGCCGCGGGGGCGCACGAAGAGGACGGCCGTCTTCGGGTGGAGGGCGTAGTGCTTGCCGCCCTCGGCGGTGAAGTCGATGGTGCGGCGGACGGCGTCGCGCAGGTTGAACTGCCCGCGCACCACGTTGTCCCAGGTGGGGCTGTTGGCGTCCTCGAAGTCCGCCATGAAGACATTGGCGCCCGAGTTGAGCGCGTTGATGATCATCTTCCGGTCCACCGGGCCGGTGATTTCCACGCGGCGGTCCTGGAGGTCCGCGGGCAGGGGCGCCACCGTCCAGTTGCCCTCACGGATGGCTTTCGTCTCCGCCAGGAAGTGGGGCCGCTCGCCCTTGCGCCACGCCTGCTGCACCACCTTGCGGCGCTCCAGCAGGGCCTCACGGCGCTCCCCGAAGGTCCGCACCAGCTTCGCGACGAACTCCATCGCCTGGGGGGTGAGCACCTCGGCGTAGTCGGGGTGCCACGGACCCTTCACCACCACCCCCGCGCCGAAGGACGGGGTCTTGTTCGAAGGGGTTGCCGCGCTCATCCGGACTCCTTGGCCTGATGCGTTGTAAATCGCTCCGACGGTTCCGAAAATGGATCCTCAGAGTGAGGAATGGAAGTGTTGGTGAAGTTGTGCCTGCTTGCCTGTAATCCTGTCAACAGGTAGCCGATTAAATCTGTAAATCAACAAACGGGCAGCGCTGGGGTGCTGGTGACCCACCTGCGGCGAGGAGGTGCCGGGCGGGCGCAATCGGAAGCGCCGACTTCCGTAGGTAGGGACGAGGGCTGCTGACGCCAAGGGCGGCCCGTCAGGGAGTGACACACCATGGACGCCATGAAGCGCTGCACGGCCTGTGTGGAGGAGATGAGGGTGGAGGCCACGAAGTGCCCGCACTGCGGGACGCGGACGGAGCCGATGCACCGCGGGGTCGAGGGACGGACGCTGTCCGGCGTGTGCGGAGCGCTGGCGCGTCAGTTCAACCTGGACCCGGCGTTGGTGCGCGTGGCCTTCCTCGTCTCGCTCCTGATGTCCTTCGGGACGACGATGCTCGTGTACCTGCTGCTCTGGGCCTTCACGCCTTCGTCCGCGCTGGGCAAGGCCCCCTTGCAGAGCACCGTGGACTGGCTCGGCAACCTGGGGAACTCCGACGAGCCGCGCGTCGAGACGCGCGTGTAGTTGGCTCCATCCTTCGGCCGGGGCCGAAACGTCGGCCCGGGCCGCGCCCGTAGAACCTCCTCACCGCCGGAAGCTGCCGGCGGTGGGAGGAGCCCTGGATGTCGTTCCCGAAAGACGCGCTCGCCGCGCCGACGCACCCGGACCCGTATTCCTTCTACGCGGACCTCGTCGCGCGCAGGCCCTTCTCCTGGGATGAGCCGTCGCGGATGTGGATTGCGTCGAGCGCCCGAGCGGTGGGCGCCGTCCTCACGCATCCCGCCTGCCGTGTTCGTCCCGCAACAGAGCCGGTGCCGCGAGCGCTCGGTCCCGGGGCCGCGGCGGTGTTCGGGCACCTGGTCCGAATGAGCGACGGCCCTGCCCATTGTCCGATGAAGCAGGCCGTGTCCTCCTTCCTCGGTGGCTTCGGGGAGCGGCAGGTGCGGGAGGAGGCGCGGCGGCGGACGCGCCTGCTCGGGGGGCCCGAGCGGCTGCACATGCTTCCATTCCAATTGCCGGTGTCCGTGATGGGGCGCCTGCTCGGGCTCTC contains these protein-coding regions:
- a CDS encoding PspC domain-containing protein: MDAMKRCTACVEEMRVEATKCPHCGTRTEPMHRGVEGRTLSGVCGALARQFNLDPALVRVAFLVSLLMSFGTTMLVYLLLWAFTPSSALGKAPLQSTVDWLGNLGNSDEPRVETRV